The genomic stretch TGAAGTGATGGAAAATGTCGCTCCAGGTGATGTCTGGGATGTCGATGAACAGGACAACCTGCGGCTTAGACGGACGGATTTAGAGCACGAGCTGAAGTGTCTCTATTCATTTGTGCAGACCACTTTATGCCCAACTTCGCACGATTCCACTGTCAGCAAAGCCCGAGCTTTCATGTTATATTGCCTTCGGAAGGGGTTGCAAGTGGATGTTGGCACAGTCCTAGCGCGGGAAATTTTTTAGTGCGCACAGCGGGGCAAAGGGAAGCTGTTTTTACCAGCCACTATTACTGCCTTATGTCGAGATGCTGGTGTACCGGTATGGCCCGAAGAGGGGATGTTGCATCCTAGAGCAACAGTGAGTTTTGGCCCGGCCCGAGCGTCAAGGACTCATCGTGCCTCTGCCTTCTCCTCAGTGCATGACCCTGTTGCCCCTGTCGACAATGCCCTCATGGAGCGGTTTTACTCAGTACGAGATGATGCAGCACCAAATGCATCATCGGCAGGGCGAACTATGTGACAGAATGCAAGCATTTTGGCAGTACGAGCAGCAAAGAGACGGCAGCGTGGAACGTACATTCAAAAAGCTAACTCCCAGGATGGTTCCACAGTTCCCACAGCAACTCCTCGACCCATGGACGGACTACTCAACCCCTGCGCCCAATCCAGAGGCTCCCGATGAGGACTCCGAGTGAAGGGGGTTTCCTAatcctaatatatatattttaattctgTTTGCTGTTTTTCTGTGTTAGTGTTAGTTGTCCTATAGGTGTTCGTTTATGTTTCTGTTCTGGATGttattgtttgttgtttttgtgtttttgtcTGTGATGAGAGTTTTAAAAATTTCCCGCGCTAGGACTGTGCCAACATCCACTTGCAACCCCTTCTGAAGGCAATATAACATGAAAGCTCGGGCTTTGCTGACAGTGGAATCGTGCGAAGTTGGGCATAAAGTGGTCTGCACAAATGAATAGAGACACTTCAGCTCGTGCTCTAAATCCGTCCGTCTAAGCCGCAGGTTGTCCTGTTCATCGACATCCCAGACATCACCTGGAGCGACATTTTCCATCACTTCAACCAACTCATCCCCCCAAATCTCTCCTCGGTTCTTGGAAAACACACATTTCCCTGTCTCGAGCCCAAACAGATTATTAATCGCCCCGGCAGTAAATTGGACTTGCACTTCACGCACTGTGACTACGGTGGGCCATTCCTGAGATAAAAAATTCGCGTAGAACTCGCGAACAACTTCAGTGAGAGCTGGTTCCGGTGTCACAACAATTTTATCCCACCCCCTCTCAGTGATTGTTGCCTGCAACCATTCAGGTAACTCTTTGATGCCCTCTGAATCTGCCACGAGTCCCCGTTCCATGTACAACTCGCGATGAACGACTTGATTGTTGTATTTTGCCTCTGCAACTGGGCAATAGAACTTGGCCACTTCATTAAACTGTCGCCTTTTGCCTTTCTCTTTGTGAGCAACTGATTTTACTCGCGGCATTTGTGGATGGTGAAGGGTAGGTTAGCTCTGTTGAATGATGTGGGGTGGGGAAATGGGTAATGGGTACTCAATTGGCTCGGGTAGAGGGCGTGAATATTGCTGGGATGATGGCGGTTCACGGTCTGGTCGGTGAACTGGGTTGTGCGGCGGAGCTGGGTTTGGAGAGGGGCGGCTGCTGTGATTGGTGCTAGGGGGAGAAGATGCAGTAGGGTAAGGTTGAGATGTAGTGGGCCAACTGAGCGTTTTGGGGTCAAAGTGGTCAATGGGCCCAGTTGACTTTTCTAAGTCAGCCCAATACCCATTTCTCTGGTCTGGCCGAATTTAAAATGCATGGGGGCCCTTTTTGACTTGAATAATTAATCCCCAAAAACAAATTTTGCAAATGGATCTCTTTTTGCAAATGAGAGTTTTAAAAACTTATTCTATTGGCCTAGTGTACTGCTCGATGATGATATTTTTTTCCATTCGATCCATGCTTGTTTCTGCCTGGCTTTATATGCAGCCCAGTCATGTTTAATTGCTGGATATTATGGATGTCTCTGTTAGTCTCTCCTCAATAGGGTATACTTTTGATTTTCCCACCTTACTTTGATCTTTTCTGTCAATGATTGCTGAGCTTATGCTATTAGCATCTAGAATTGGTTAGTGCAtctccttgaggcgaaatcctagctcCACTTATCCTTTAGAAATGATTTAGGTCATCTTTGGACGATTGAGCCTTCTTAGCCTTCCTTGTATGATATGTGTTCCTTAGTCACCCACGTTTGAGCCTATTAAcctgattttttttcatttaaccCGAACATGCATCACATTTTCCCCGTTAATACACTTTCCATTTATCTACCCACTTAATTGCTCTCACTtgtcaattattatttttaagattaAGTTTGGGGTGAGTGTGGTGAGTGTAGCTTGTGGCGAGCTAATTCTTATTCATTATTTtagccacattggggacaatgttgggtTGTAAGTTTGGGGTGGGGAATTAGCTCACAAAGCATACATTAATTATGTGCAAATTTTCTTGCTATATATATCATCATGTACTAATATATTTCTCTTATGTTTAATATGTGTTTAGtgtaaaattagaaaaaaaaaagaaaaaaaaaacattttttaagAAGAGAGATAGGAATAAAATTAGCAAGAGaaacatattttatttacatATCTTTGTGAGCCAAAAATCATAGGGAAGAGATTCAAGagtgaaaagaaaaacaaaaacaaaaatcatgAGAAAGAGGCTTAATTTTTGACAAGTGAGGTGGTTAGGTTTAAGCTAGTAAACACATCCTTTACCATACCCTAGCCTAAGCCTtacattataagcttaataaagtCCTTTTGATCTAGGGGATAAGTgagactacattagtggagaggaatGCACTAATTCAACTTATGGAGCTATAATGAAAAATCAAAGGGTAGTTGTAGAAAATTCAAAGTTAGTTGGGATGCACTTGTGTACACTATTGATTAGGCGACTTGGAGGAGATATTAATGATATCCAGTGAATAAAAGTTGAAAAGGGCAGCATATACGGTTAGGGCAGAAACATTTCATTATTCCACTCAAATCCATTTTTCTGAGAGCAACAATGTCACTAGGCAAATTTGAACCTTTTAAATCTCTCATCTGTTATTTGTGTGTTGTGTTTTGTTTATTGTTTTTACTGTGTGTCGtcattactcgaggacgagcaatatgctaagtttggggtgttgataactctaagaattagagttatttttatgtctttaaacttaattttcaaaCCAAATCAAAGAGTAATGAATTGTAATTAGTTGAAATGGTGTCGAATTAGTGTAAATTTATGTTAGGAGTAGTTGTGTTtgtgttttcatatttttagtgatttatgtagtttatgttttgttattcAGGTTAGGAAACAGGAGCTGAAGGAACTGTGAATCAAAGGGAAATGTTGCTGAAAAGGGGAGGATGCTAACTCAACAATGCTGTAGCAGTCAGTCTTAGCAATTAAACAGAAGCTAGAGAAAAAGGACTTCGTGAAAAAAAAATACTCCAGCTGGATTAAATGAAGAGAAAAGAGGCGGCCAGGTGGCAAGTGTACTGAGTACTGAGTCAGCTGAGTATGTGGGACAAAGTACATGTAGGCAAATGATCTGGATTGTCCAATTAGGGTAAAGGAAAGTACCCTAGAATTAAAGGAGGCGGCCGTATTTTTTGAGGAGGGACCATTTTTAGAAATTGAGAGAACTTTTGGCTAAGTACAGAGAAGGTTTCAGGGAGAAGATTTAAGAAGAGTACGACCAACAGAGAAGGAAGAAGGCTGATGCCATAAGGAGGATTTGAGCTCACAACTCATTCTTCCTACACCATTTCTTTCTCTTTGTATTAATTTCATCTAATTTCTGCAAACTCCATGGATTACTTCtgtattattttcatgtttaagtTTGCAACTATGAACTAATTTCCTAAGGGTTTGGTTGATTATGAACCCTCAAGTATGAACTCAACATATAAATGCAATGGCTAAGTGATTATGTCTTTGTTCAATTGAATGTGCTTTACTGTTATTGAATGTTAATTATTGGCCATTTTTAGCATTTACTAAGCtagatctaacttggaaaagggaagtctagctgatttcattcaattgatgcaagagaTTCATCTAGTTTTAGGTGATTTGAGTAGTAGAATAGGAATGTTTTGCTACCTTGCATAACTTAAGAATTGATGCTTAAATGAATGTTTATAATCTGATTTCATGCAGGAATGTATAGAAGGGGAGTATAGACATTAGATTGCacgttttgggaaaaacttgctgGGTTTTACGAAATTTGTTAACACTGTCATAATTGCTAACCCATTGCTGAGccattgctgtaacaactggaacgAACCGAGGGGAATTAATCACCCGAATCCATTTTTCTTATATCTGAAAACCACccagtattttgtcattttaatctctgatttttGGTTTAATTCCTTTGTTTGTCTACAATTATTTTCAGAGTTAATTACCCACTCTTTCCTTTGTTTTGGTTACTATTTTATAAGTTGCTTTTggttgattttacattaatttagttAAAAAGTCCCTGTGGATACGAACTTTGACGCTTtgtcactgtattacttgttgccgattgtgtatacttgcacatattTTAAACGTTAGAAAATTAACAACAGTTGTCACAGTCAACTAGTTCTCCCTTGCCTTATTCTTTGCCTATCCAACCAAATCTCAACCCAGAAAATACATCCAGCCTGTCCTCCTCACTTCCTATAGTCAATCCGACTTCATTTTCCGCTGATGAAAATCCAAACACTCTCTCAAATGTACCACCACTTCAAACTCAAGCACAATTTGATATAGGTAACAAAAAACTTTGTGTTTATTGCAGGAGAAAAGCTGGGAATATAGAGATCAACCTGCAAGACAAGGACTGTTCAAACACTCAACCGCTCGCGACCTTGAAAATCATGAAGGTATGGATTCTATGACTCATGAGTTAGTTTGTCCTACTATTAATGACATTGACCTACCTATTGCTTTTCGAAAGGGTGTCAGAATTCGTACTAATCACCCAATAGAGAAATATGTTGCCTATGGGAAACTAACACGTATGTACCGAGCCTTTGTCTCTTCCTTTAATCTTATTCAAATTCCTACAGACATTTATGAGGCCTTGAAAGATCCTAAATGGAAGATTGCAGTCGATGAAGAAATCAATGctcttgagaaaaatggtacTTGGGTTCTAACTGAGTTACCTCAAGGAAAACGGACAGTTGGTTGTAAGTGGATTTTCACCGTCAATTATAACTCAGATGGGAGTATCAACATATTCAAGGCTCGGTTGGTCGCAAAAGGGTTCACTCAATCATATGGTGTTAACTATTAGGAGACCTTTGCTCCCGTCGCCAAGCTTAATACAGTACGAGTTTTGTTATCACTTGCTGTAAATTGTGATTGGCCCTTATATCAGTTGGATGTAAAAAatgccttcttgaatggagaaCTCGAAGAAGTCTATATGAAAATTCCACCAGGGATGAAAAAATACTCCAGTGGTCGAGTAGTGTGCAAACTTCTCAAATCTCTTTATGGCTTGAAACAGTCACCTCGGGCATGGTTTGATAGATTTGCAAAGACAGTTATTAAACATGGATATACTCAAAGCCAGGCTGATCATACCCTGATTGTTAAGTTCTCTTCAACAAGGAAGTTGGCAATTCTCATtgtctatgtggatgacataatCCTAACTGGAGACGATTCATGTGAAATTTCAGATCTCAAAAAACTTCTTGCCTCAGAGTTTGAAATTAAAGATTTAGGACCCCTCAAATACTTTCTTGGAATGGAAGTAGCCTGATCCAAAGATGGAATTTTTATATCTCAGAAAGTATATTCTAGaccttttaaaaaaaactagaatGATTGGGAGTAAGCCTGTTGACACTCCAATGGATCCAAACTTGAAAGCAATTCGAAGTGAGGATTCAACTCCAGTATAAAGAGGGGTTATCAAAGATTAGTGGGGAAACTAATCTATCTCTCTCATACTAGACCTGATATCGCTTTCTCTGTCAGCGTGGTAAGCCAACATATGCACAATCCTTTCGAGGAGCATTTGGAAGCAGTTCGTCGTATTCTAAGATATTTAAAAATGACACCAAGTCTTGGTTTGCACTTTAGAAAACACAACAATCGAGACTTAGAAGTCTACACAGATTCTAGTTGGGCTGGAGAGCTGACCGACAGACGATCAATCAGTGGTTATTGCACCTATGTATGGGGTAATTTAGTCACTTGGCGAAACAAAAAGCAGTCTGTGGCCTCAAGGGGTAGTGTAGAGTCAGAATATCGTGCTTTGGCCTTAGGTATATGTGAAGGAATGTGACTCAAAAGGCTAATGAATGAGTTGAGAATTGACTCTCCTAAGTCATTTAAGATGTACAGTGATAGTCAAGCTGCAATCAACATTGCTAAGAATCCGGTTCACCATGATAGAACTAAACATGTTGAAATCGACCGACACTTCATTTTTGAGAAAGTAAATTCAAAAGTCATTGAACTCTACATTCTCACAAAGAAACAGATTGTCGACATCCTAACAAAGGCCCCACCAAGAACGAGTTTAGAATAATTTAATTCCAAGCTGGGTTTGTATAACATATACAACACAGCTTGAGAGGGAGTGTAGAAATAGTGATAGCATATTTGTAAATATCTAGGGTGTCTTGTACAGCTAAGCATAGGTTGTAATATTTACTTCTTTCCTTTTTTAGCTATCTTGTACATTGTAATTTGCTTATATATTGGCCTTTCTAttcttcaataaaatcatattagaAAAATTAATCCCAAAACAACTACAGTTCCTTTTAGCACACCTGAATCGAATCCATCTGCAAGAGCCTAAACATAATCTGACATGACGGGAATGTCACATAATTTTGTCTCTCTCATAAAGACAAAAACAATAACGTAGTGACCTAAAAAATTAGTGGCAGACTGTCATGGAATGATAAATCTCACCACTATCTTAAAACTAAACGATTGTTATACAAGCTTACCATTGAACTGGCCCACAGCTTGAAGTAGATTTGTTCCATATTTCATCAACGGAGTCACATTAGTTGGCATCTGTGGGCCGGCATCCTAGGAAACAAAATATGAGAGATTAAAGAGCTACTATATTAAGCCTCTAAACAATCAGAGATGCACCAGATGTTGCCATATAAACTAAATGATCCAGAAATAAAATTGAAAGAGACAAACCATATACAtattagttctcttctttattcCCCTTCCGTTCACAATGAAGCTACAAATGTCAAAAGAAAACATCATCAGAACAAAGAGTAATAGATTCGTATCAAACAACTCCCTTGATTTCTCCAGGAAAAATAGTAAATTGATTCTTACTTTACTTGTTGAGGAGTTATAATACATGCAGATGTCTCCACATTATCAACTTGCGCTACAAATAAGTGCTGCAAGCAAAATAAAGAATGTACAATTTAGACCACAACCATATACCCAACTTCAGTTAGCAAGTATGAAATCAGTTATTTGAACTACTGATTCAAAGTTGTAAATGCTTTGCAAACATTAAATGAGAATGCCCAAAACTTAGATTCCTTacaaataaagattaattaatcaGCAGAACTATATTGCTCAAATCCATAGATGTCAATAAGCAAATTTATACAAAGGAAGTCACATTTGCATAATGATATATGGCTTCCTATTACAAAATGCAAAAGcaaatagaaatatatttataaatatgaaaGATTTCTCGATGGTTATTACCCATAGATGGTTACCATAAATCACTAAACAAGTCTTTGATGAAGAATGATTataataatgatgaaaataaataaataaataaaatatataaaatcaataatttcgaattttttagattaattaggcaataaacattagttggaaagataatggtcacattaattattcccattgattccaacatgatttttttttctcatggaatagataaaaggaatgaatcaagaatgaggaaggaatgaagaataaatattaaataagattttttttttattaaaaccgCCATATCATCAGACAAcctttccaaaaatttgaaaaagtcAATTTATTTTTAGTTACCTTTTAAAGGTATGAAAAATTGTATCACTGAATAAAGATCTAATAACTAAAACTGATGTAACCATCCATGACTAAAGAATCTATCTAACCTCCCATTGAGTACTAGCTACATCTATATGTATATGGATCATGAATATTATTTGTACACAAATGCAACAAAGAATAGCATGCATAAAGTTAAGGTTAGATTGGAAAGATCATGCAACCATAAAGAATATTAGTATGGGAGCACTCAAGTGTGGAGTAGAGTATGAGGCATCAGGTTGGGTTCAAGTAACACaacatttaacaaaaaaaattagttttctCTTATCTAAGCTGAATCAAGAAAGTTAACTTGCCAGGAGATAGGGCATGATTGGCTGGACTTTTGCTTTAACTTTTAGCTTCCCAAAAAATACTTCATAAAGTTGATGGGTCTAGCTTCTTCTAAAATGGCTTTTTAGAGCTAAAAGCAAAAGTGCATCAAAAACCCAACCAATATTAAAAGTGCTTTTAGCACTTCAAATGCCAAAAAGTGGCTTTTAGAAGCCCAGCCAACCAGCCCCACAGTGCCCCGCAACATaacatttaacaaaaaaaaattatgttttcttttgATCTTCACAGAATAAGTTGTATTAGGAAAGTTAACATGCCAAGACACAGAGCCCTCGTGGTACAGGCATATTGGCACACGTTTGCAAGGTCTCCAAAGCTCTGGGGTCAAAATCAAGTAAAGTAGATGCAGGATTATCTAGTCCAAACCTTGGACCAAGAAAAAGCCATACACATGCACCCTAAAAACAAGTTGAATATTTGCATTATGATAACAAACACATAGAAACAGACTATGCTAATATAACCTATAACTATAAGAATTTCATATACAAATTAACTAAAGAGATGCTTACAATCTTTTCCTCTTGAGACTGCGCATTGTTCTTCAACATCTGGAAATCAATTGCGTAGATCCCATTTCCAGGCTagaaagaaataataaaaaaataaacaaacaaataaataaacaaagagGAATTACAACATGCTTCACAAATGAAAAatgtacaaaaaatatataaaaagctACCTTGACATCAAGAGAAACAAGAATATGGCCGATCTTCAACTGTGGATAAAACCTGAAAAAAGGACATTCAACAAAAAGATTCAACTACCACTAGTATGTAACCAACAATGAAAAATTTGATAATGCTGAAATTAATTTTTAAGAAACGTTTAGTTGACCTAAGCTCGGGAAATTTTTTGAACAGTAAACCAGATCAAAGTCCCACCTAGTCATGACTGTTGCAACGGTAGAATCCAAACAGCTAGGTGCAGTGTTAATATCCCCTGGACTGCAGAAGTTCATCCCTATCTGtatcaacaaaataaatgaaTAAGCAAGGGCCATAAAAACCCATCTAATGCAGACCATAAATtcgacaaaaaaataaaaaaaaaacataaacaaataaaaatatacaaaagTGTAGCAACCTCATTAGCTAGAGAATAAAGCTCCTTGGTCTCCTTTTCAGAAAACCATCCAACTTTACAAGCATTCTGCAGAGCACAAAGTCATATAACAGTCATTTTAAGAGACATctttaaaagaagaaaaaaaattcaaaaaaatacaattataGTAATTAGAAACATTCTGATGTTAGACGAAGACTATAAATAAGCCCGCAGTGGGCAATacttatattaaattaataaagcATGATCATAAACCAAAAGGGTTCAACTTCTTTTTCAATAAAAGGTCTAACTGTTCTTTATGAACACAAAAAATCTGCATATCATTGGCTGGTATTAACATTTACCTTTACAGAAATCATTACCACCATAATCATAGCTTGTAAGGAGATATAACTTTTTTGTTCACATATCTACAAAGACATAAGAACAAAGGTTTGATTTaaataacaaaattatatatgAGCGAATGCATAAATATTGAGACCAAGGTGTTATGCTAATATTCCCAGCAACAATCCAGTTGTAAAAACAAAGATAATTTAATCAGAGAACAAATTGTACCCAATAATAAAATAAGGGTCATTCGGCAAAATGgtctattttttaaaatcattttgcACTTTAGcatagttttaataattctttgcaaaataaCCTTTCATAATTTAGACAAGtgtcgaaaaattcaaacagaCAGTCAAAAATATTAGACAGCaggtcgaattttagacagaggtcattttgcaaaaaattatcaaaagcagaccagagtgcaaaatcacttaaaaaaaaacattattttcactaatttctcataaaaaataaataataataataagtcttTAAAAGGTGTCCCATGTTGTACCAATTTCGTACTTAGTTGGTCTTTCTGAGAAACATAATAGACCAGCTAGGTTTGGTGTCGCTACAAGAGCAATAAGCTCCTTTGAAGTTGAAATAAAATTCACAAATTTCTTAAGAATGTATCATAATTAAGCAACAAGTAAATGCATCAAGTTGTTGTCTAAATTCCTTGAGTCATCCTATTATTAACTAGATGCACCAAATCTACCATGTCCATATTTAAATTAGCAAGCAATTTAACTAAAAATTGCTCACAATCAAGAATGCATTTGCAAAAATGGATATAGAATCACAATGATTCATACAAAAGTAAAAATCATTCACTTGCCACTTTTCTAGAGAATAGTGCAGGCCAGGTGTGCTTATTCTGCACTCTACCCACCCCAATGCACGCATGCATAAAAGGAAACGGTATTATGCAAACAAATATGAGGGTAATAGCGTGTGGTAAAGTTCAATAGATAAAGGTATGCAGTATTCACAAGAAGGAACGACAAATTAATAAGTCAATGTACTACAACCAAACAATACCAAAGCGTGTTGTTTACTACTCAAATCTTCACACATGAGTATCTATGTACGCATGTTAATCTGTCTGTAAGTCCACAATAGTTTACGACCCTGCACACACCCTCTGCATATCATATAAGCTAATtgtacaagaaaaaaaaatggagttTGATTTTAATTTGAAAATCACCTGCTTCACCAATGTAGATAAATCATGAGATCTAGTTGTTTTTTCACTGTTTGCAACTGCAAAGTCAATACCCCTGTTTTTTCAAAGTTAACCAAGCCAAGTAAGAGACACTATTAGCAATCAAATTTACAATTTTAATATAAACAAATGAAGCATCCCATTCAAAGAATGGAACAGCTAATCAACATTACAACCAGGATTAGAGATGTGTACAATATCCACCAATTCAAATAAACTGAAACAAGCTTTACCCCCAGACCAGGTTAAATAGGTCTTCTTGTTAACTAAGTTAGTTCGGTATGGAGTTTCTGAAAAGCGAGGTCTTCCGAAAGGTAATTGATTAACGGGTTCAAAGATCCTAAAATCTTACCAAATACAACCATATGAATTAAAAAATTGCTCATAAATCTCATACATTGATTACATCTGCTCCAAAGATCCGACTCTGTAACAGTATGGTTACTAAGAATTAGGGTGTTGGTCCTGGAACAATTTAGTCACTTGACTACATAACTGCAACCCATCCCCCCACTCTTCTCCACAACTTTTTAGCCCTCTTAGCACCATACCATAAAGCTTCTCTTTTATCAACCCAATGATTAAAGGCTCCTCGCCTGCTTATCTATGATTGACCAAGCTTGGTTCTTATCCACTAAACATTTCCCCATTCTTCAATCAGATGTACTCAAAGGcctatttatttataataaaacaGGAAACTCTAAACTAAGAAAATCATTAAATTAATCATTTGAATTTTAACTATTTCCGGGAGTTTgagttataaaaataaaaaaagatgatAGCCAGTCGCCACTGGGTCTCATTATCTGTAAGAAAACTTTAAGTAGACCAAGATTTTCATATAGACCACAGTTCACCGATGCTGATACGTTCATTGGGGGTTCTAACTCCCAATCATGCTATGAACATCCAACTTTCACCCAAGCCAATGGCTTTTACATAACAACTCAACCAGTGGCTAAAGTTTCCACCCAGAAAACCAACAAACTCAACCATATAGTTCATTAACACCGTAAAGGGAAAAGGGTGAAAAAATCACAGGAAGAATAGCCATAAATTTGGGACAAAAGGAAGCATAAAGACATGAGTGATAAAGTAACAATGTCACAACTAAGACAAGTTTCCACAACCATAACAACCAGACCATGCAATATTACTCTAATAACAAATAACACTGGGTTAGGTCATACTCCATAATTACATACTCCGCAATGCAGCACTAACTTCTTTCATCTTTAGCCAGTGACCccgaaaaaataaaaacaaaaacaaaaaacccTAAAAATCAAAGCTTGATAGCACAAAATCCAAACCCTGAAtccaaataaacaaaaaaaaaatgaactcACACTACCTCCATCTTTTGTACACCAAGAAAAAGAAGAGTAAACCATAAAACTCAAAAGCTTTAAATCAAGATCAAGAATAAAAAATGGTGAAAAAGAGATAAATATATAGAAACAAAGAGAATGAAAGGAGAATATGTTATAATAGATAGAAATAAAAACCCAAGAAAGTCAAGTACCTGGCGAGGGATAGGCAGAGAAAGAAGAGCTCGCCTGAGTCTACATGTTGTCCGGGCTTTAGAATGGTGGCCAGCCGAGATGACGATGGACAACCCATCCGAGTTCCCATTTTTAGAGTTCATGAGAGAGCCTCAATGATACAGAGGAAGAGGGAGAGAGTGTTACTGAGAAAAACAATGAGCCTCAACCAATCTCCTTTTTATAACTTTCTCTTCACATTCAATATTCTTTGGCCTTTTGA from Humulus lupulus chromosome 5, drHumLupu1.1, whole genome shotgun sequence encodes the following:
- the LOC133778505 gene encoding E4 SUMO-protein ligase PIAL2-like isoform X10, with translation MGTRMGCPSSSRLATILKPGQHVDSGELFFLCLSLARGIDFAVANSEKTTRSHDLSTLVKQICEQKSYISLQAMIMVVMISVKNACKVGWFSEKETKELYSLANEIGMNFCSPGDINTAPSCLDSTVATVMTRFYPQLKIGHILVSLDVKPGNGIYAIDFQMLKNNAQSQEEKIGACVWLFLGPRFGLDNPASTLLDFDPRALETLQTCANMPVPRGLCVLHLFVAQVDNVETSACIITPQQVNFIVNGRGIKKRTNMMPAHRCQLM
- the LOC133778505 gene encoding E4 SUMO-protein ligase PIAL2-like isoform X1, yielding MGTRMGCPSSSRLATILKPGQHVDSGELFFLCLSLARGIDFAVANSEKTTRSHDLSTLVKQICEQKSYISLQAMIMVVMISVKNACKVGWFSEKETKELYSLANEIGMNFCSPGDINTAPSCLDSTVATVMTRFYPQLKIGHILVSLDVKPGNGIYAIDFQMLKNNAQSQEEKIGACVWLFLGPRFGLDNPASTLLDFDPRALETLQTCANMPVPRGLCVLHLFVAQVDNVETSACIITPQQVNFIVNGRGIKKRTNMYMDAGPQMPTNVTPLMKYGTNLLQAVGQFNGLTTVRQDNHIICGCNIRVMIRGRVASSELNDHFC
- the LOC133778505 gene encoding E4 SUMO-protein ligase PIAL2-like isoform X6; this encodes MGTRMGCPSSSRLATILKPGQHVDSGELFFLCLSLARGIDFAVANSEKTTRSHDLSTLVKQICEQKSYISLQAMIMVVMISVKNACKVGWFSEKETKELYSLANEIGMNFCSPGDINTAPSCLDSTVATVMTRFYPQLKIGHILVSLDVKPGNGIYAIDFQMLKNNAQSQEEKIGACVWLFLGPRFGLDNPASTLLDFDPRALETLQTCANMPVPRGLCVLHLFVAQVDNVETSACIITPQQVNFIVNGRGIKKRTNMYMDAGPQMPTNVTPLMKYGTNLLQAVGQFNDCIMYTENLRLE